A genome region from Rhodothermales bacterium includes the following:
- a CDS encoding SDR family oxidoreductase, which yields MTTPTYLVTGAMGCIGAWTLRHLVHAGHRAVSFDQSETRHRVDLLLTREEQKSIIYVRGDLTDTAQVAEAVASHGVTHIIHLAALQVPFCRANPVLGAQVNVVGTVNVFEAARAAGIRHLAYASSIAVYGAPEDYEETRIDDTSALRPRTLYGVYKRANEGTAEVYWRENGISSMALRPFTVYGVGRDQGLTSDPTKAMLAAARGEAFEIGFSGPMQFQWASDVARQFIDAAERQLDGSFVFNLDTKAVQVSEVVDLIRDLRPGARVTFKQNDLPFPAEYDTATFRRHIPAIYETPLREGIRETIELFER from the coding sequence TTGACCACACCCACCTACCTCGTCACCGGCGCCATGGGTTGTATTGGCGCGTGGACCCTCCGGCACCTCGTGCACGCCGGCCACCGGGCTGTCAGCTTTGATCAGAGTGAGACCCGCCACCGGGTCGACCTCTTGCTCACCCGCGAGGAGCAGAAATCCATTATCTACGTCCGCGGCGACCTCACGGACACCGCGCAGGTCGCGGAGGCTGTCGCGTCCCACGGCGTCACCCACATCATCCACCTGGCGGCGTTGCAGGTGCCGTTTTGCAGGGCGAACCCGGTGCTCGGGGCGCAGGTGAACGTGGTGGGTACCGTGAACGTGTTCGAGGCGGCGCGGGCGGCTGGCATCCGGCATCTGGCCTACGCGTCGTCCATCGCCGTGTATGGCGCGCCGGAGGATTACGAGGAGACCCGGATCGACGACACCAGCGCGCTGAGGCCGCGAACGCTTTACGGCGTCTACAAACGCGCCAACGAGGGCACGGCCGAGGTGTACTGGCGCGAAAACGGCATCAGCAGCATGGCATTGCGTCCGTTTACGGTGTACGGCGTGGGGCGGGATCAGGGGCTGACGAGCGACCCGACAAAGGCCATGCTAGCGGCCGCTCGGGGCGAGGCGTTCGAGATCGGCTTCAGCGGTCCGATGCAGTTCCAGTGGGCGTCCGACGTGGCGCGGCAATTCATCGACGCCGCCGAGCGGCAGCTGGACGGGAGCTTCGTGTTTAACCTGGACACAAAGGCCGTGCAGGTCTCCGAGGTGGTGGACCTCATCCGCGACCTGCGCCCTGGCGCGCGGGTCACCTTCAAACAGAACGACCTGCCCTTTCCCGCCGAGTACGACACCGCCACCTTCCGCCGGCACATCCCGGCCATCTACGAGACCCCGCTACGCGAGGGGATTCGGGAGACGATTGAGCTGTTTGAAAGGTAA